A stretch of the Musa acuminata AAA Group cultivar baxijiao chromosome BXJ2-7, Cavendish_Baxijiao_AAA, whole genome shotgun sequence genome encodes the following:
- the LOC103992185 gene encoding prohibitin-3, mitochondrial, protein MAAGGGQAAVSFLTNVARAAFGLGVSATLLNASLYTVDGGQRAVLFDRFRGVLPETVGEGTHFLVPWLQKPFIFDIRTRPHTFTSNSGTKDLQMVNLTLRLLSRPDVARLPTIFTSLGTEYDEKVLPSIGNEVLKSVVAQFNADQLLTERPHVSALVRDALVRRARDFHIVLDDVAITHLSYGVEFSSAVEKKQVAQQEAERSKFLVARAEQERRAAVIRAEGESEAAKLISDATATAGTGLLELRRIEAAREIATTLSRSPNIVYLPGGNNMLLGINPTGMVQGR, encoded by the coding sequence ATGGCTGCGGGCGGCGGGCAGGCGGCGGTGTCGTTCCTAACGAACGTAGCGCGAGCAGCGTTTGGTCTCGGGGTCAGCGCGACGCTGCTGAATGCGTCCCTGTATACGGTGGACGGCGGCCAGCGGGCGGTGCTCTTCGACCGCTTCCGCGGCGTGCTCCCGGAGACGGTGGGCGAGGGCACTCACTTTCTCGTCCCCTGGCTGCAGAAACCCTTCATCTTCGACATCCGCACTCGTCCCCACACCTTCACCTCCAACTCCGGCACCAAGGACCTGCAGATGGTCAACCTCACCCTCCGCCTCCTCTCCCGCCCCGACGTCGCCCGCCTCCCCACCATCTTCACCTCCCTTGGCACCGAGTACGACGAGAAAGTCCTCCCTTCCATCGGCAACGAGGTCCTTAAATCTGTCGTTGCGCAGTTCAATGCCGACCAGCTGCTCACCGAGCGGCCTCACGTCTCTGCCCTCGTCCGCGATGCCCTCGTCCGCCGCGCCCGCGACTTCCACATCGTGCTTGATGACGTGGCCATCACCCACCTCTCCTACGGTGTCGAGTTCTCCAGCGCCGTTGAGAAGAAGCAGGTGGCTCAGCAGGAAGCCGAGCGATCCAAATTCCTGGTCGCCCGTGCAGAGCAGGAGAGGCGCGCTGCCGTCATCCGCGCCGAGGGTGAGAGCGAGGCTGCAAAGCTCATCTCTGATGCTACCGCTACTGCGGGCACTGGTCTCCTCGAGCTCCGCCGCATCGAGGCTGCTCGCGAGATCGCCACCACACTCTCCAGGTCGCCCAACATTGTCTACCTCCCCGGAGGTAACAACATGCTTCTCGGGATCAACCCCACCGGCATGGTACAAGGCCGGTGA
- the LOC135616199 gene encoding transcription factor MYB20-like isoform X2: MGRQPCCDKVGLKKGPWTTEEDKRLINFMLTNGQCCWRVVPKLAGLLRCGKSCRLRWTNYLRPDLKRGLLSEEEEKMVIELHSQLGNRWSRIASHLRGRTDNEIKNHWNTHIKKKLRKMGIDPLLHKPLIPSASGVPHQEQQQAGALAERMEEQEKPFSGSCSEKAAEGQVEENIPSTASDAFLSKSPGFCTDEVPMILPHDILASCASTPTASSSISTSSTCSSSSSSSKAAEIQFPCMEWPESTYLWGLDDLNGWDFIFDRRDEELGLDPFSQWQRTASDHES, encoded by the exons ATGGGGAGGCAGCCATGCTGTGACAAGGTGGGGCTGAAGAAGGGGCCATGGACAACAGAGGAGGACAAGAGGCTGATCAACTTCATGCTCACCAATGGCCAATGCTGTTGGAGGGTTGTTCCTAAGCTTGCAG GACTTCTGAGGTGTGGAAAGAGTTGCAGACTAAGGTGGACGAACTACCTCCGGCCTGACCTGAAGAGGGGATTGCTgtcggaagaggaggagaagatggtCATCGAGCTCCATTCTCAACTGGGAAACAG ATGGTCTAGGATCGCATCCCATCTCCGTGGTAGAACTGATAACGAGATCAAGAACCACTGGAACACCCACATCAAGAAGAAGCTGAGGAAGATGGggatcgaccccttgcttcacaaGCCCCTCATTCCTTCAGCAAGTGGTGTTCCCCATCAGGAGCAGCAACAAGCGGGTGCTTTGGCTGAGAGGATGGAAGAACAGGAGAAGCCCTTCTCAGGAAGCTGTTCTGAGAAGGCTGCAGAAGGGCAAGTTGAGGAGAACATACCAAGCACGGCTTCTGATGCATTCCTGAGCAAGTCTCCAGGATTTTGCACCGACGAGGTGCCCATGATTCTCCCCCATGACATATTAGCCTCATGTGCTTCCACTCCCACGGCCTCGTCTTCCATTTCGACATCATCAACATGCTCTTCTTCCAGCTCCTCATCGAAGGCTGCGGAGATCCAATTTCCATGCATGGAGTGGCCAGAATCAACGTATCTCTGGGGTTTGGATGACTTGAATGGATGGGACTTCATCTTCGATCGGAGGGATGAAGAACTAGGCCTCGATCCTTTCAGCCAGTGGCAAAGAACCGCTTCTGATCATGAATCCTGA
- the LOC135616199 gene encoding transcription factor MYB20-like isoform X1 translates to MANAVGGLFLSLQVLPLLHSFDLTSVIANTVSKMDCVHAYFLSSFVVGLLRCGKSCRLRWTNYLRPDLKRGLLSEEEEKMVIELHSQLGNRWSRIASHLRGRTDNEIKNHWNTHIKKKLRKMGIDPLLHKPLIPSASGVPHQEQQQAGALAERMEEQEKPFSGSCSEKAAEGQVEENIPSTASDAFLSKSPGFCTDEVPMILPHDILASCASTPTASSSISTSSTCSSSSSSSKAAEIQFPCMEWPESTYLWGLDDLNGWDFIFDRRDEELGLDPFSQWQRTASDHES, encoded by the exons ATGGCCAATGCTGTTGGAGGGTTGTTCCTAAGCTTGCAGGTCCTCCCTCTGCTCCATTCATTTGATTTAACGTCAGTGATCGCTAACACAGTGAGCAAGATGGACTGCGTTCATGCTTATTTTCTGTCTTCCTTTGTTGTAGGACTTCTGAGGTGTGGAAAGAGTTGCAGACTAAGGTGGACGAACTACCTCCGGCCTGACCTGAAGAGGGGATTGCTgtcggaagaggaggagaagatggtCATCGAGCTCCATTCTCAACTGGGAAACAG ATGGTCTAGGATCGCATCCCATCTCCGTGGTAGAACTGATAACGAGATCAAGAACCACTGGAACACCCACATCAAGAAGAAGCTGAGGAAGATGGggatcgaccccttgcttcacaaGCCCCTCATTCCTTCAGCAAGTGGTGTTCCCCATCAGGAGCAGCAACAAGCGGGTGCTTTGGCTGAGAGGATGGAAGAACAGGAGAAGCCCTTCTCAGGAAGCTGTTCTGAGAAGGCTGCAGAAGGGCAAGTTGAGGAGAACATACCAAGCACGGCTTCTGATGCATTCCTGAGCAAGTCTCCAGGATTTTGCACCGACGAGGTGCCCATGATTCTCCCCCATGACATATTAGCCTCATGTGCTTCCACTCCCACGGCCTCGTCTTCCATTTCGACATCATCAACATGCTCTTCTTCCAGCTCCTCATCGAAGGCTGCGGAGATCCAATTTCCATGCATGGAGTGGCCAGAATCAACGTATCTCTGGGGTTTGGATGACTTGAATGGATGGGACTTCATCTTCGATCGGAGGGATGAAGAACTAGGCCTCGATCCTTTCAGCCAGTGGCAAAGAACCGCTTCTGATCATGAATCCTGA